The following coding sequences are from one Shewanella putrefaciens window:
- a CDS encoding DUF2057 domain-containing protein, producing MKLLLPISSLLILLGSTSALAADINIPMSFEYIALDGKKVESSLFNHKSSLALTPGTHKIAIRYHEMIEDQFSDSQSFVKSSPFIVTLEVDGDHQYYLQPAEGKIVKKPKVFAQNPQILLTRGDKGQVNYQVTNTNIEEESFVSRLFSGNQAVDVSSTAVQATGAAGTATVTTPTQPPTSAQAAVIATSLTPTMPTDDASKVTGANPQQMLQYWWLQADEKTRKEFMSWAISQL from the coding sequence ATGAAATTACTTTTACCAATCAGCAGCCTGCTAATATTACTCGGTTCAACCTCTGCCCTTGCTGCAGATATTAATATCCCCATGTCATTCGAATACATTGCACTCGATGGTAAAAAAGTTGAATCCAGCCTGTTCAATCACAAAAGCAGCTTAGCATTAACGCCAGGCACACATAAAATAGCTATTCGCTACCATGAAATGATTGAAGATCAATTCAGCGATAGTCAAAGCTTTGTAAAATCATCTCCTTTTATTGTCACCCTAGAAGTCGATGGGGATCATCAATACTACCTTCAACCTGCTGAAGGAAAAATTGTTAAAAAGCCTAAAGTTTTTGCCCAAAACCCACAGATTCTATTAACCCGTGGCGACAAAGGGCAAGTTAATTACCAAGTGACTAATACCAATATTGAAGAAGAAAGTTTTGTTTCTCGTCTATTTAGTGGAAACCAAGCTGTTGATGTATCAAGTACCGCAGTTCAAGCAACGGGAGCGGCAGGGACTGCAACTGTTACTACGCCAACACAGCCCCCAACATCGGCTCAAGCCGCTGTAATTGCAACCTCATTAACACCCACAATGCCTACCGATGATGCATCAAAGGTGACTGGAGCAAATCCGCAGCAGATGCTGCAATACTGGTGGTTACAAGCTGATGAAAAAACACGTAAAGAATTTATGAGTTGGGCAATTTCACAACTCTAA
- a CDS encoding primosomal replication protein, with protein MVLNTQQLLTILKNQLKALEQEVLLHDNQLAPQQRKLLQDTERFNQALFIQHGAQLMPCIEQIRNSISQLEKQIKLKLAPHTISLCCERIQDRFTAVKRALLTTSIDLKSKNQQRASSRARFAKRQAQSHQESGFGWIASNVLQNSHEIYGELNKHLNWAKKFEQKIEEMESKLENCHSADKIKLQNDILLMHRRLGKCRQAISYIEDRIQTFERPYQSNNR; from the coding sequence ATGGTTTTGAATACCCAACAACTGCTCACTATTTTAAAGAATCAGCTAAAAGCGCTCGAACAGGAAGTGCTGCTACACGATAATCAGCTCGCACCGCAGCAACGAAAACTATTACAGGACACCGAACGCTTTAATCAAGCGCTGTTTATCCAACACGGTGCCCAGTTAATGCCCTGTATAGAACAAATTCGTAATAGCATCAGCCAACTGGAAAAACAAATTAAGCTCAAACTTGCACCACACACCATCTCTTTATGCTGTGAGCGTATTCAAGACAGATTTACCGCGGTAAAACGCGCATTACTGACCACATCTATTGATTTAAAATCGAAAAACCAACAACGTGCGAGCAGCCGTGCGCGTTTTGCAAAACGCCAAGCACAGTCACATCAAGAAAGTGGTTTTGGTTGGATCGCCAGCAATGTGTTACAAAATAGCCACGAAATCTATGGCGAACTTAACAAGCATTTGAATTGGGCGAAAAAATTTGAGCAAAAAATTGAAGAAATGGAATCAAAACTTGAAAACTGTCATAGTGCTGACAAAATAAAATTGCAAAATGACATCCTTTTGATGCATCGTCGTCTAGGAAAATGCAGGCAAGCTATCAGTTATATAGAAGATCGCATTCAAACATTCGAACGTCCGTATCAAAGCAATAATCGTTAA
- a CDS encoding sulfite exporter TauE/SafE family protein, producing the protein MELLLEPSNWALLAIIGLIAGFIDAIVGGGGLLSIPALLTLGIAPHTALGTNKLAASFGSSMAAWTYYRQHLFTPSFWYMAFIATFIGAVLGSVLVYLIDTQWLEKILPLLIIGIAIYSLLSPSAISDTDCQVPIQSPPTQKQGLQGLILGAYDGFAGPGIGAFWTVSSGSLYKLPLLHSCGLARAMTFTSNLTALAIFGWLGQVQWQIGLWMGLCMMLGSFIGARCAIKFGMPFIRPLFILIVLLIAANLAWSAWF; encoded by the coding sequence TTGGAGTTGTTACTCGAGCCCAGCAACTGGGCTCTACTGGCCATTATTGGTCTTATCGCAGGTTTTATCGATGCTATTGTGGGTGGCGGTGGCTTACTTTCGATCCCGGCATTATTAACGCTAGGGATTGCACCACATACGGCGTTAGGTACCAACAAACTTGCCGCGAGTTTTGGATCATCCATGGCCGCATGGACATACTACCGCCAGCATCTTTTTACACCTTCATTTTGGTATATGGCCTTTATTGCAACCTTTATTGGTGCAGTGCTAGGAAGTGTGCTCGTTTACTTAATTGATACTCAATGGTTAGAAAAAATCTTACCTTTGCTCATTATTGGTATCGCTATTTACAGTTTACTCAGCCCAAGTGCCATTTCAGATACCGATTGCCAAGTCCCAATACAGTCGCCACCAACACAAAAACAAGGCTTACAAGGTCTGATTCTAGGGGCTTACGATGGTTTTGCGGGCCCTGGGATTGGCGCATTTTGGACTGTGAGTTCAGGTTCACTCTATAAATTGCCCCTACTTCATAGCTGCGGCCTTGCCCGTGCAATGACGTTTACCAGTAACCTCACCGCATTAGCTATCTTTGGCTGGCTTGGCCAAGTGCAATGGCAAATAGGATTATGGATGGGGTTATGTATGATGTTAGGCTCATTTATCGGCGCACGGTGCGCGATTAAATTTGGCATGCCTTTTATTCGTCCTTTGTTTATTTTAATCGTGCTATTGATTGCCGCTAATCTGGCCTGGAGTGCATGGTTTTGA
- the dinG gene encoding ATP-dependent DNA helicase DinG yields the protein MLPDNVKTQIRAIYKDIATALPNFRPRREQNFMVAEISKTLAGEYDKDRRIIVVEAGTGIGKSLSYILGTIPLALASKKKVCIATATVALQEQLLHKDLPFFLAQSGLNFRFGLVKGRQRYVCLSKLAMLVGDDNSTQMAMWQTKPDNSQIAMLQALLEDFTEGRWNGELDTLTTPLPDYLWQQIACDKHSCHRQVASHRNCPFHKAREDVDTWDVLIANHSLLFADLELGGGVILPDPEDVFYVIDEAHHLPIVARDFSSAQATLRGATDWLEKVGKTSAKLQNQIKSNHIIAPAQAMQDHIADLIGQLNQVAHYCDTQTKQFANPESRYRFEHGVLPETLRIPAENLATTANLALKQFNKMQLLLTEAIKDGDIPKHQSEALQAEMGFMLQRLENLQKLWRMMAKEDKHKGAPMARWIELITGKQVDYLFSASPIEVGFMLESMLWQKAAGVVLCSATLRALNNFDHFVHQVGLSLNDGSRYLALQSPFDYPNNATLYLPKMKTEPTDDAYTAELAEQIIELIEGEMATLVLFASYWQMEKVAELLEGKLKTELLIQGNAPRQQLLEHHKSKCDRGEPSILFGTGSFSEGLDLPGDYLTNLIVTKLPFAVPTSPVEQAHAEYIKVKGGNPFLQLTIPDASRKLIQSCGRLLRKEQDYGRVTILDRRLVTKRYGKSLLDALPPFRRVIE from the coding sequence ATGTTACCTGACAATGTAAAAACACAGATCCGCGCCATCTATAAGGATATCGCCACTGCGTTACCTAATTTTAGGCCGCGCCGCGAACAAAACTTTATGGTTGCCGAAATCTCTAAAACCCTCGCCGGAGAATACGACAAAGATAGACGTATTATTGTGGTTGAAGCAGGTACAGGGATTGGTAAATCGTTATCTTACATTTTAGGTACTATCCCACTTGCCCTTGCAAGCAAAAAAAAAGTGTGCATTGCCACCGCAACTGTCGCACTTCAGGAGCAGTTGCTACACAAAGACTTGCCCTTCTTTCTGGCACAATCGGGTTTGAATTTTCGGTTTGGTTTAGTGAAAGGTCGGCAACGTTATGTCTGTCTTTCAAAACTAGCTATGCTGGTTGGTGATGATAACAGCACTCAAATGGCCATGTGGCAAACCAAACCCGATAATAGCCAAATTGCTATGCTACAAGCATTATTAGAAGACTTTACCGAAGGGCGCTGGAATGGTGAACTGGATACGTTAACCACACCACTTCCCGACTATCTCTGGCAACAAATCGCCTGTGATAAACACAGTTGCCACCGCCAAGTTGCCAGCCACCGAAATTGCCCTTTCCATAAAGCACGTGAAGATGTCGATACTTGGGATGTCTTAATCGCCAACCATAGCTTACTATTCGCCGATCTAGAACTCGGGGGTGGCGTGATTCTGCCAGATCCGGAAGACGTGTTCTACGTTATCGACGAAGCCCATCATTTGCCAATTGTCGCACGGGATTTTTCCAGCGCACAGGCGACCCTCAGGGGGGCTACCGACTGGCTTGAAAAAGTAGGAAAGACTAGCGCTAAGTTACAGAATCAAATCAAAAGCAATCATATCATCGCACCTGCTCAGGCCATGCAGGACCATATTGCCGATCTTATTGGCCAGCTCAATCAAGTCGCCCATTATTGCGATACCCAAACTAAACAATTTGCGAACCCAGAAAGCCGCTATCGCTTCGAGCATGGCGTATTACCTGAGACATTACGGATCCCCGCTGAAAATCTCGCTACCACGGCTAATCTTGCCTTAAAGCAATTTAACAAAATGCAATTGTTGCTCACTGAAGCTATTAAGGATGGGGATATTCCTAAGCATCAATCCGAAGCACTGCAAGCTGAAATGGGCTTTATGTTACAGCGCCTCGAAAATCTGCAAAAATTATGGCGTATGATGGCCAAAGAAGATAAACACAAGGGCGCGCCAATGGCCCGCTGGATTGAACTCATCACTGGTAAGCAGGTAGATTATCTCTTTAGTGCATCCCCAATTGAAGTAGGTTTTATGCTTGAGTCTATGCTATGGCAAAAAGCCGCTGGAGTAGTGTTGTGTAGTGCAACCTTGCGGGCACTTAACAACTTTGATCACTTCGTTCATCAAGTAGGATTATCACTCAACGATGGAAGTCGCTATTTAGCCCTGCAATCCCCCTTCGATTATCCCAATAATGCCACGCTGTATTTACCCAAAATGAAAACAGAGCCTACGGATGATGCCTATACCGCAGAACTGGCCGAACAAATTATCGAGTTGATTGAAGGTGAGATGGCCACTTTAGTGCTGTTTGCCTCTTACTGGCAAATGGAAAAAGTCGCCGAACTGCTCGAGGGAAAACTCAAAACGGAACTGCTTATCCAAGGTAATGCGCCTAGGCAGCAATTACTCGAACACCATAAATCAAAATGTGATCGAGGTGAACCCAGTATTTTATTTGGTACAGGCAGTTTTTCAGAAGGATTAGACTTGCCAGGAGATTATCTCACTAACCTTATCGTCACTAAGTTACCCTTTGCTGTCCCTACCTCTCCGGTAGAACAAGCCCATGCAGAATATATCAAAGTTAAAGGTGGTAACCCGTTTTTACAGCTAACAATCCCCGACGCCTCGCGCAAGTTGATCCAAAGTTGTGGTAGATTACTGCGCAAAGAGCAGGATTATGGTCGGGTAACAATTTTAGATAGGCGTTTAGTGACCAAGCGTTATGGTAAATCGCTGCTAGATGCCTTACCTCCCTTTAGACGTGTCATAGAATAG